In one window of Camelina sativa cultivar DH55 chromosome 15, Cs, whole genome shotgun sequence DNA:
- the LOC104745556 gene encoding geranylgeranyl transferase type-2 subunit alpha 2-like, with protein sequence MHGRPRKAASKPAEEASKDDTLKLRSLQSQFMSNHHQKIYTQEAIQLSAKLLENNPEAYTAWNYRKLAVEDNLSRIDDSDPSLVNSILNEELEVVAKTLRKNLKSYGAWYHRKWVLSKGHSSFEKELQLLNNYQTLDLRNFHAWNYRSFVVELTKTSEQDELQYTTDMINDSFSNYSAWHNRSLLLSSLVAKMADGFMPKETIRREFDYVHNAIFTDEGDQSAWFYYLWLLDQTVKLETPLRTSSWPSNGSIIILSGPGCFTGSSSKFTTFCSESGSFPLILYFDQAVSGVNSSTVTVDSELKGHEDLVWEPVSDNNSQVFSCVWVARLEFDSTEPCSRTENKVKVSLGKSPGIVSSRGCNISTPYEFIFTVHIHDTVGVSQEGIVSWTGGGFDNWDAQSKDLNSLISLNHLNADTGFEWRKKTIKMEIECFRDLPDSKFGKLILARLLMAEETLISDDAGKGIHYKEILQLYNDLMALDSSHDQYYKDELSVALLHKVTSSTESLSRHLFRYRNMNNIVCLRLNNLTLSRMAAVEKLLFVQMLDLSHNELHSADGLETMQLLCCLNLSHNRIRSFSALGSLRLLKQLSVLDVSHNNIAGKHPVDTTRYLCSSPLSNSDETGREVPSKYWDAYLVLGDLMKLKQLDIRGNDLIAGEEFSSLVRQVVPKLVWLDGHKLAS encoded by the exons ATGCACGGTCGTCCGAGGAAGGCGGCTTCGAAGCCAGCAGAGGAAGCATCAAAAGACGACACCCTTAAGCTTCGGTCGCTCCAGTCCCAGTTCATGTCCAACCACCATCAAAAGAT TTACACGCAGGAAGCAATTCAATTAAGCGCGAAACTTCTAGAAAACAATCCGGAGGCCTACACGGCTTGGAACTATCGGAAGCTCGCCGTCGAGGATAACCTTTCTCGAATCGACGACTCTGATCCAAGCTTGGTCAACTCAATTCTCAATGAAGAACTTGAAGTC GTAGCAAAAACCCTCCGGAAAAATCTCAAGTCCTATGGGGCTTGGTATCATCGAAAGTGGGTTTTGAGTAAAGGGCATTCCTCCTTTGAAAAAGAACTGCAACTTTTGAATAATTATCAAACGCTCGATCTCAGGAACTTTCACGCTTGGAACTATCGCAG CTTTGTTGTGGAGCTAACCAAGACGTCAGAACAGGATGAGTTGCAGTATACAACTGATATGATTAATGATAGTTTCAGCAATTATTCTGCGTGGCACAATCGTAG TCTACTTCTTTCAAGTTTAGTCGCAAAAATGGCTGATGGATTTATGCCAAAGGAAACGATTCGTCGTGAATTTGATTATGTTCATAATGCTATTTTTACGGACGAAGGTGACCAAAGTGCTTGGTTTTATTATCTTTGGCTTCTTGACCAGACTGTTAAATTGGAGACTCCTCTTCGCACTTCCTCGTGGCCTTCAAATGGTTCCATTATCATTCTATCTGGACCTGGCTGCTTCACTGGCTCTTCTTCTAAGTTCACTACTTTCTGCTCCGAGTCTGGTTCCTTTCCACTGATTCTTTACTTTGACCAAGCCGTCAGTGGAGTAAACTCGTCTACTGTTACTGTTGATTCTGAACTAAAAGGACATGAGGACCTTGTTTGGGAACCCGTTTCAGATAATAACTCTCAAGTGTTTTCTTGTGTATGGGTTGCTCGTCTGGAATTTGACAGTACAGAACCTTGCTCTCGCACGGAAAACAAAGTGAAGGTCAGCCTTGGGAAGTCTCCAGGAATTGTTTCTTCCAGGGGATGTAACATCAGCACTCCTTATGAGTTTATATTTACAGTGCACATTCATGACACTGTCGGAGTGTCACAAGAAGGCATTGTTTCATGGACGGGGGGTGGTTTTGACAATTGGGATGCACAGTCGAAGGATTTGAATTCTCTTATCTCCTTGAATCATTTAAATGCTGATACGGGTTTTGAGTGGCGtaagaaaactataaagatGGAGATTGAATGTTTTCGTGATTTGCCTGACAG CAAATTTGGAAAGCTCATTCTTGCAAGGCTTTTAATGGCTGAGGAAACTCTGATATCGGATGATGCTGGTAAGGGTATCCATTATAAAGAAATCCTCCAGCTGTATAACGATTTGATGGCCCTTGATTCTTCGCATGACCAGTACTACAAGGATGAGCTCAGTGTAGCTCTTCTCCACAAG GTGACTTCAAGCACCGAATCCCTGTCCAGACACCTCTTTCGGTACAGGAATATGAACAATATTGTATGTCTAAGGCTCAATAACTTAACACTATCTCGGATGGCCGCTGTCGAGAAGTTGCTATTTGTCCAAATGTTAGATCTCAGTCACAATGAGCTTCATTCAGCTGATG GATTGGAGACGATGCAGCTTCTCTGTTGCCTAAATTTGAGTCACAATAGAATCAGGAGCTTTTCAGCGCTTGGCTCTCTAAGACTTCTGAAGCAGCTTAGTGTGTTGGATGTTTCACATAACAACATTGCTGGCAAGCACCCAGTGGACACAACAAGGTACCTTTGCTCTTCTCCGCTCTCTAATTCGGATGAAACTGGAAGAGAGGTGCCTAGTAAATACTGGGATGCGTATTTGGTGCTTGGGGATTTAATGAAACTGAAGCAGTTAGATATAAGAGGCAACGACCTAATTGCAGGGGAAGAGTTCAGCTCCTTAGTCCGCCAGGTTGTGCCAAAGCTTGTATGGCTCGATGGCCACAAACTTGCAAGTTAA